Proteins found in one Campylobacter lari genomic segment:
- the rfbB gene encoding dTDP-glucose 4,6-dehydratase, translating into MNNILITGGAGFIGSNFINHYLQHHPKDKIINLDLLTYAANLQNLQASSNHPNYTFYKGDICDQHLVCDIFQKHSINIVIHFAAESHVDNSIQNPDIFIKTNINGTFNLLHNAYKHWFLEPFVKNPKFNKTLFYHISTDEVFGSLGEDGYFTEKTPYAPNSPYSASKASSDMLVRSYHHTYGLNTIISNCSNNYGPNQHDEKLIPTIIRNALNDNSIPIYGDGKNIRDWLFVQDHCEAIEQILHYALKNSKNTFFDTFNIGGNEEWQNIDIAYKICSFLDTILPKQHSYKEQISFVKDRAGHDRRYAIDSSKLKNTLQWKPKESFESGLKKTIKWYIEKYKDAQ; encoded by the coding sequence ATGAATAATATCTTAATTACCGGTGGAGCGGGTTTTATAGGGAGTAATTTTATAAATCATTATTTACAACATCATCCAAAAGATAAAATCATCAATCTTGATTTATTAACTTACGCAGCAAATTTACAAAACCTTCAAGCAAGTAGCAATCATCCTAACTATACTTTTTACAAGGGAGATATTTGTGATCAACATCTAGTCTGTGATATTTTTCAAAAACATTCTATTAATATAGTTATTCATTTTGCAGCAGAATCACATGTAGATAATTCCATACAAAATCCTGATATTTTTATAAAAACCAACATCAATGGAACTTTTAATCTTTTACACAATGCCTATAAACATTGGTTTTTAGAGCCATTTGTGAAAAATCCAAAATTTAACAAAACTCTTTTTTATCATATTAGCACAGATGAGGTTTTTGGAAGTCTTGGAGAAGATGGTTATTTCACAGAAAAAACACCATATGCTCCAAATTCGCCTTATTCTGCTTCTAAAGCAAGCTCAGATATGCTCGTAAGAAGTTACCATCATACTTATGGATTAAATACTATAATCTCAAATTGTTCTAACAACTATGGCCCAAATCAACACGATGAAAAACTCATACCAACCATCATAAGAAACGCATTAAATGACAACTCTATCCCAATATATGGAGATGGTAAAAATATCCGAGATTGGCTTTTTGTACAAGATCATTGCGAAGCTATAGAGCAAATTTTACACTATGCTTTAAAAAATTCTAAAAACACTTTTTTTGATACATTCAATATAGGCGGAAACGAAGAATGGCAAAATATAGACATAGCTTATAAAATTTGCTCATTTTTAGATACAATTTTACCAAAACAACACTCATACAAAGAACAAATTTCTTTTGTAAAAGATAGAGCTGGGCATGATAGAAGATATGCTATAGATTCAAGCAAGCTTAAAAATACTCTACAATGGAAACCAAAAGAAAGTTTTGAGAGTGGCTTGAAAAAAACTATAAAATGGTATATAGAAAAATATAAGGACGCTCAATGA
- a CDS encoding acyltransferase produces MIFIGKFYQKCRILFYRYVLSNIHIKGKFKINSPTLFQSFNMGQINIEKNVNLGYFPSPHFYSCYNHIDVRDLGLCIIKRDTYLNNNFSLISYKHKIIIGERCLIGTNFSAINSDFHGITINNRNNPEKILSADIIIGDDCFVGNNVTILKGVKLGKGCVVANSSVVTKSFKENSLIGGNPAKLIKIISQED; encoded by the coding sequence ATGATCTTTATTGGTAAATTTTATCAAAAATGCCGAATATTATTCTATCGATATGTTTTGTCAAATATACATATAAAGGGTAAATTTAAAATAAATTCTCCAACATTATTTCAAAGTTTTAATATGGGGCAAATTAATATAGAAAAAAATGTTAATTTAGGATATTTTCCATCGCCACATTTTTATTCTTGCTATAATCATATAGATGTTAGAGACTTGGGTTTATGCATTATAAAAAGAGATACATACCTCAATAATAATTTTAGTTTAATTTCTTATAAGCATAAAATTATTATTGGCGAAAGGTGTTTAATAGGAACAAATTTTTCAGCAATTAATTCAGATTTTCATGGTATTACTATTAATAATCGTAATAATCCAGAAAAAATTTTAAGTGCAGATATTATAATTGGTGATGACTGTTTTGTAGGAAATAATGTAACAATACTAAAAGGAGTTAAGTTAGGAAAAGGTTGTGTTGTTGCAAATTCAAGCGTAGTTACAAAATCGTTTAAAGAAAATTCCTTAATAGGTGGAAATCCTGCTAAACTAATTAAAATCATATCTCAAGAGGATTAA
- a CDS encoding sugar 3,4-ketoisomerase, which yields MTFKLIDLEYFNDKKSTLIACEKNINCPFEIKRIFYIFDVPKNTVRGNHANINSQFFFIALKGECKIKIDDGNKQNIFLLNNPKQGLFLDKMLWKQMYDFSKDCILLVLANTYYDKNEYIYNYDEFLKVAK from the coding sequence ATGACTTTTAAACTTATAGACTTGGAATATTTCAACGATAAAAAATCAACATTAATAGCATGTGAAAAGAATATCAACTGTCCTTTTGAAATAAAAAGAATTTTTTATATTTTTGACGTACCAAAAAATACCGTTAGAGGTAATCACGCAAACATAAATTCTCAATTCTTTTTTATTGCTCTAAAAGGAGAGTGCAAGATAAAAATTGACGATGGTAACAAACAAAATATTTTTTTACTAAACAATCCAAAACAAGGATTGTTTTTAGATAAAATGTTGTGGAAACAAATGTATGATTTTTCAAAAGACTGCATTTTATTAGTACTAGCTAATACTTACTATGATAAAAATGAATATATTTATAACTATGATGAATTTTTAAAGGTTGCAAAGTGA
- a CDS encoding N-acetyltransferase, giving the protein MIHSLSDVQSKNIGVNTNIWQFCVVLPNAIIGDNCNICSHCFIENNVKIGNNVTIKCGVQIWDGIEIEDNVFIGPNVTFCNDKYPKSKQYPKEFLKTIIKKGASIGANATILPGVTIGENAMIGAGSIVTKNINDNSKYYCKINQFYSK; this is encoded by the coding sequence GTGATACATTCTTTATCAGATGTGCAAAGTAAAAACATAGGAGTTAATACAAACATATGGCAGTTTTGTGTAGTTTTACCAAATGCTATTATTGGAGATAATTGCAATATATGTTCACATTGTTTTATAGAAAATAATGTAAAAATTGGTAACAATGTTACCATAAAATGCGGGGTGCAAATTTGGGATGGTATAGAAATAGAAGATAATGTATTTATAGGACCTAATGTGACATTTTGCAATGATAAATATCCAAAATCAAAGCAATATCCTAAAGAATTTTTAAAAACTATTATTAAAAAAGGTGCTAGCATTGGAGCAAATGCTACTATTTTACCTGGAGTTACTATAGGGGAAAATGCTATGATTGGAGCAGGTTCTATCGTTACAAAAAATATTAATGATAATTCTAAATATTATTGTAAAATTAATCAATTCTATTCAAAATAA
- a CDS encoding glycosyltransferase family 2 protein has product MKISILMPCYNSSKYLDRSITSVLKQDYKNWELICIDDGSTDDTYNLLINFTNQDSRIKVFKKNNSGMAAPALNLALKHATGDFIFLLGHDDEINDVLLSDFISRYNELTLQNHSIDAIIPRSLIFFQENQDKNYMYCGIKNIPDSEDKILTGTEAFKLSINWDIATFAFYRTEIVKKLGFYEEGISGDEYSVREFLLNSKKIAFAKNGIYIYHQINESITHKLKPRKFNIHKTLYMVEKLAKKWKFDSKTIRKINQLRIKQFYNMQEEYLINKNNFSKQEQKLIEMYLNENLNLIEPYRIFADYFVRKEKDKFGKSIVLFHYLKFYYKKLKNDQ; this is encoded by the coding sequence ATGAAAATCTCAATTCTTATGCCTTGTTACAATTCTTCAAAATATCTAGATAGAAGTATTACTTCTGTTTTAAAACAAGATTATAAGAATTGGGAATTGATATGCATAGATGATGGATCAACCGATGACACCTATAATCTTTTAATTAATTTTACTAATCAAGATTCAAGAATAAAAGTATTTAAAAAAAACAATAGCGGTATGGCTGCACCCGCATTAAACCTAGCATTAAAACATGCTACTGGAGATTTTATTTTTTTATTAGGACATGACGATGAGATAAATGATGTTTTATTAAGTGATTTCATTTCAAGATATAACGAATTAACCTTGCAAAATCATTCCATAGATGCTATTATTCCTAGATCATTGATTTTTTTTCAAGAAAATCAAGATAAAAACTATATGTATTGCGGAATTAAAAATATTCCAGATAGTGAAGATAAAATTCTAACTGGTACAGAAGCATTTAAACTAAGCATTAATTGGGATATAGCTACTTTTGCATTTTATAGGACTGAAATTGTTAAAAAGCTAGGTTTTTATGAAGAAGGTATTAGTGGAGATGAGTATTCTGTTAGAGAATTTCTTCTTAATTCTAAAAAAATAGCCTTTGCAAAAAATGGTATATATATTTACCATCAAATCAATGAAAGCATAACTCATAAGTTAAAACCTAGAAAATTTAATATTCATAAAACACTGTATATGGTTGAAAAATTAGCAAAAAAATGGAAATTCGATTCAAAAACTATTCGTAAAATTAATCAACTCAGAATAAAACAATTCTATAACATGCAAGAAGAATATTTAATTAACAAAAACAACTTCAGTAAACAAGAACAAAAATTAATCGAGATGTATTTAAATGAAAATTTAAATCTTATAGAGCCATATAGAATATTTGCAGATTATTTCGTCAGAAAAGAAAAGGATAAATTTGGTAAATCTATTGTTCTTTTTCATTATTTAAAATTTTACTATAAAAAATTAAAAAATGATCAATAA
- a CDS encoding glycosyltransferase family 2 protein has product MNKVSILTPCFNHEKYIKYFIQSILEQSFENFELIIVDDCSSDDSAKEIQKFQDPRIKLIKHDFNQGINGALNTTFENSSGDYIVFCASDDMLEKNALEKIHQIFNSLEVDVIYPSMSIINDENIEISKNFITQRSNLEALRHLFFKGNCFFSPGMAVKKEVFKKIYPLPNALCNHQDTQMHISLLAQKAKIHFLKETLVKYRIRANEANISTPNASTKARENLEIELLMDSFLKIQDIEFLKEIFKDEIKKLKIKPFENTIEFFLGRMAIESQEKTRKYWGYHKIIHFYNDKNNVKILLEKYNFTFKDLLSLSILCDDDRVEKKYRKYKKLFNYSLVFLSIITLMFICILLLG; this is encoded by the coding sequence ATCAATAAAGTATCGATTTTAACACCTTGTTTTAACCATGAAAAATATATTAAATATTTTATACAAAGTATTTTAGAGCAAAGCTTTGAAAATTTTGAACTTATTATAGTAGATGACTGCTCAAGTGATGACAGCGCAAAAGAAATTCAAAAATTTCAAGATCCAAGAATAAAACTCATAAAGCATGATTTTAACCAAGGTATAAATGGGGCTTTAAATACCACTTTTGAAAATTCAAGTGGAGATTATATAGTATTTTGCGCTAGTGATGATATGCTGGAAAAAAATGCTTTAGAAAAAATTCATCAAATTTTCAACTCTTTAGAAGTAGATGTAATATATCCTAGCATGAGTATTATAAACGATGAAAACATAGAAATTTCAAAAAATTTTATCACTCAAAGATCAAATCTTGAAGCTTTGAGGCATTTATTTTTTAAAGGGAATTGCTTTTTTTCTCCAGGGATGGCTGTAAAAAAAGAAGTATTTAAAAAAATCTATCCTTTACCAAATGCACTATGCAATCACCAAGATACTCAAATGCATATAAGCCTACTTGCTCAAAAAGCTAAGATCCATTTTTTAAAAGAAACTTTAGTAAAATACAGAATTCGAGCCAATGAAGCAAATATAAGCACACCTAATGCTTCCACAAAAGCTAGAGAAAATTTAGAGATAGAACTTTTAATGGATTCATTTCTAAAAATTCAAGATATAGAATTTTTAAAAGAAATTTTCAAAGATGAAATTAAAAAATTAAAAATCAAGCCTTTTGAAAATACCATAGAGTTTTTTCTTGGAAGAATGGCGATAGAATCTCAAGAAAAAACTAGAAAATATTGGGGTTATCATAAAATAATACATTTTTATAACGATAAAAACAATGTTAAAATTCTTTTAGAAAAGTATAATTTTACCTTTAAAGATTTACTCTCCTTATCTATCCTGTGTGATGATGATAGAGTAGAGAAAAAATATAGAAAATATAAAAAGCTTTTTAATTATTCTCTTGTATTTTTAAGTATAATTACTTTGATGTTTATATGTATTTTATTGCTAGGATGA
- a CDS encoding DegT/DnrJ/EryC1/StrS family aminotransferase — MISFLDLHKINARFEDKIKDKINEVINSGWYILGKQCANFETNFAQYCGVKHCIGVANGLDALRIIIKAYEFNKNDEIIVPANTYIASILAITDNLCKPILIEPDINTYNIDAKSIEEKITNKTKAIMVVHLYGQVCNMEPIYALAKKYNLKIIEDCAQAHGANFKGKKVGSLGDAAGFSFYPGKNLGALGDAGCITTNDDLLASKIRALANYGSHKKYENLYAGLNSRLDELQAGILDIKLKHLDSDNQKRKEIADYYMKNIKNENIILPKIDIDHVWHLFVIRTKFRDKLQKYLNENNIQTIIHYPIPPHKQECYKDFNNLSLPITEQIHNEVLSIPISPVMTQDEILEIIKILNKWEL; from the coding sequence ATGATTAGTTTTTTAGATCTACACAAAATTAACGCAAGATTTGAAGATAAAATAAAAGATAAAATAAATGAAGTTATTAATAGTGGTTGGTATATACTTGGAAAGCAATGTGCAAATTTTGAAACAAATTTTGCACAATATTGTGGCGTAAAACACTGCATAGGTGTTGCAAATGGTCTTGATGCATTAAGAATTATCATCAAAGCTTATGAATTTAACAAAAACGATGAAATCATAGTTCCTGCAAATACTTACATTGCTTCTATATTAGCTATAACTGATAATCTTTGCAAGCCGATTTTAATAGAGCCTGATATAAATACTTATAATATAGATGCAAAATCAATCGAAGAAAAAATCACAAACAAAACAAAAGCTATCATGGTGGTTCATCTTTATGGACAAGTTTGTAATATGGAGCCAATATATGCTTTAGCAAAAAAATACAATCTTAAAATCATAGAAGATTGTGCACAAGCTCATGGGGCAAATTTTAAAGGAAAAAAAGTTGGTAGTTTGGGTGATGCAGCAGGGTTTTCATTTTACCCTGGAAAAAATTTAGGTGCTTTGGGTGATGCGGGTTGTATTACAACAAATGATGATTTATTAGCTAGTAAAATACGAGCTTTAGCAAACTATGGTTCTCATAAAAAATACGAAAATTTATACGCAGGTTTAAATTCAAGACTTGATGAATTACAAGCTGGAATTTTAGATATTAAATTAAAACATCTAGACAGTGACAATCAAAAAAGAAAAGAAATAGCTGATTATTACATGAAAAATATAAAAAATGAAAATATCATTTTACCTAAAATAGACATCGATCATGTATGGCATTTATTTGTCATAAGAACCAAATTTAGAGATAAACTACAAAAATACCTCAACGAAAACAATATACAAACAATCATCCATTACCCTATACCACCGCATAAACAAGAATGCTATAAAGATTTCAATAATCTTTCATTACCTATAACCGAACAAATTCACAATGAAGTGTTATCAATACCAATTTCACCTGTGATGACACAAGATGAAATTTTAGAAATAATAAAGATTCTTAACAAATGGGAGCTTTAA
- a CDS encoding glycosyltransferase family 2 protein, which yields MKTIGVVIPIYNVEKYLKECLDSVINQTYTNLEIILVNDGSTDENSLNIAKEYTLKDKRITLFDKKNGGQSTARNVGIEYFSGEYKLKNKTQTIKENSLIEFNIEDNNPYEIYTVYKSYKAFNDEQDLTSFTYPIIDYIIFLDSDDYWELNCIEECVPRMDGVDVVWFDEAKYYEISCKNQSQSSRLKDINIKQEKKITSLEWLRYLARSKMKDFSFVCSGMINFNHIKNKKIKFKDGIFAEDHLFGILLFSQAKNIYVYPKVFYYYRIRTNSSTNQDKIIIKDNILPHFRNILDAFNGDAFLAKEYFRYSSWVLIALELINFISCYPDKTISLFLKKVILYFYIKNAFKICSFNKDPLKVKGKVNILKAYKKTKIQYMFLRLYLKYFKAPIC from the coding sequence ATGAAAACCATCGGCGTAGTAATCCCCATATACAATGTAGAAAAATATCTAAAAGAATGTTTAGATAGTGTAATCAATCAAACTTATACTAACTTAGAAATCATACTAGTAAATGATGGCAGCACGGATGAAAACTCACTCAATATTGCAAAAGAATACACTTTAAAAGATAAAAGAATCACTCTTTTTGATAAAAAAAATGGTGGACAAAGCACAGCAAGAAATGTAGGTATAGAATATTTTAGCGGAGAATATAAACTCAAAAACAAAACCCAAACTATAAAAGAAAATTCTTTAATAGAATTTAATATAGAGGATAATAATCCTTATGAAATATATACTGTATATAAAAGCTATAAAGCTTTTAATGATGAACAAGATTTAACAAGCTTTACTTATCCTATTATAGATTATATTATCTTTTTAGATTCTGATGATTATTGGGAATTAAACTGCATAGAAGAATGTGTACCTAGAATGGATGGGGTAGATGTGGTTTGGTTTGATGAGGCAAAATACTATGAAATATCTTGTAAAAATCAAAGTCAAAGTAGTAGGCTAAAAGACATTAATATAAAACAAGAAAAAAAGATTACTTCGTTAGAATGGTTGCGATATTTAGCAAGAAGCAAGATGAAAGATTTTTCTTTTGTTTGTTCGGGTATGATAAATTTTAACCACATAAAAAATAAAAAAATAAAATTTAAAGATGGTATTTTTGCTGAAGATCATTTATTTGGAATTTTGCTTTTTTCGCAAGCTAAAAATATTTATGTTTACCCTAAAGTATTTTATTATTACAGAATTCGAACAAATTCATCAACAAATCAAGATAAGATAATTATTAAAGATAACATACTTCCTCATTTTAGGAATATATTAGATGCTTTTAATGGAGATGCATTTTTAGCAAAGGAATATTTTAGATATTCTAGTTGGGTGTTAATAGCCTTAGAGTTAATTAATTTTATTAGTTGTTACCCAGATAAAACAATTTCTTTATTTTTAAAAAAAGTGATTTTATATTTTTATATTAAAAATGCATTTAAGATTTGTAGTTTTAATAAAGATCCTTTAAAGGTAAAAGGAAAAGTTAATATATTAAAGGCCTATAAGAAAACAAAAATTCAATACATGTTTTTAAGACTATATTTAAAATATTTTAAAGCTCCCATTTGTTAA
- a CDS encoding capsular polysaccharide synthesis protein yields MQIYQNNHLLYNNLTKKLSSFIPIKSTRRKLRNHIQYKLEHPKVANYLLNNYINPFLEGKIPHFDFEKKHHFKNDKIIWQFWYQGKNQASPMIQQCFNSVQNQMKDDYTIIILDKDNIKDYLDFPPYVIEKLENNFFGEKTITFFSDLLRVCLLATYGGIWCDASIFLSSKIPSELYDKDFFTFERSKIKPGKEKLKEFIKSGYFSYGYFNWNDDFKVKILNSFIVSKSHHKNIQAMKDILIYYWSNEKNSNNFYYFTFQIIFELLKEHGFINDTYKNMSDIECHLLQFSAKEKFNSTLWEEIQKQSFLHKLTHFKSIKKDSMIDKIILQS; encoded by the coding sequence ATGCAAATATATCAAAACAACCATTTGCTTTATAATAATCTAACAAAAAAATTAAGCTCATTTATACCCATAAAATCAACAAGAAGAAAATTAAGAAATCATATCCAATATAAGTTAGAACACCCTAAAGTAGCTAATTATCTTTTAAACAACTATATCAATCCTTTTTTAGAAGGAAAAATTCCTCATTTTGATTTTGAAAAAAAACATCATTTTAAAAACGATAAAATCATTTGGCAATTTTGGTACCAAGGTAAAAATCAAGCTTCACCTATGATACAGCAATGTTTCAATTCAGTGCAAAATCAAATGAAAGATGATTACACAATCATCATTTTAGATAAAGATAATATAAAAGATTACCTTGATTTTCCACCATACGTTATAGAAAAATTAGAAAATAATTTTTTTGGAGAAAAAACTATAACTTTTTTTTCAGATCTTTTAAGAGTATGCTTGCTTGCAACTTATGGTGGCATATGGTGTGATGCAAGTATATTTTTAAGCTCTAAAATTCCTAGTGAACTTTATGATAAAGACTTTTTTACTTTTGAAAGGTCAAAAATAAAACCTGGTAAAGAAAAATTGAAAGAATTTATCAAAAGTGGATATTTTTCTTACGGATATTTTAACTGGAATGATGATTTTAAGGTTAAAATACTAAATAGTTTTATAGTCTCAAAATCTCATCATAAAAATATCCAAGCTATGAAAGACATACTTATATACTATTGGTCAAATGAGAAAAATTCTAATAACTTTTATTATTTTACTTTTCAAATTATCTTTGAACTTTTAAAAGAACATGGCTTTATAAATGATACTTATAAAAACATGAGCGATATAGAATGTCATTTATTGCAATTTAGCGCCAAAGAAAAATTTAATTCAACTCTTTGGGAAGAAATTCAAAAACAAAGTTTTTTACACAAACTCACACATTTTAAATCTATAAAAAAAGATTCAATGATAGATAAAATCATCTTGCAAAGTTGA
- a CDS encoding glycosyltransferase family 2 protein, whose amino-acid sequence MDLKQISVIMIVKNAQKTLKTCLESLQEFGEIVLIENDSNDDTLKIAYEFSKNYKNIKIYQHKFIGFGPLKNLAISYASNDWIFNIDADELAKKEFLQELGQIEPNKEDIIALPRENLYNGEWIKACGWWPDHVMRVFNKTHTSFNENLVHESLILYEDSKKIKLQNGLKHFAFDDIDDLLDKLQKYSKLWALQNLHKESNVCKALLRGIWTFFRNYVLKKGIFYGYKGFIISTCNGLGAFFKYMKLYELKKQKPKTCALIITTYNQKERLALVLDSVKNLEPLPDEVLIADDGSREDTAKLIQAYQKDFPCKLEHIWQKDEGFRAAASRNKAINASNSEYIILIDGDMILEKNFINDHLKFASLKTILQGSRTILNEKESKELLRKNDFSLAFDKKGFKNKRNIFLAKCVYKFSKLTKKFFKKSQLVKGSKTCNMSFYKSDFEAIEGFNEKFIGWGREDSEFVARFLFNDGVFKRLKFSALAYHIYHEENSKNMLEINHQIYLETIKNKKTTWR is encoded by the coding sequence ATGGATTTAAAGCAAATTAGTGTGATAATGATTGTTAAAAATGCTCAAAAAACCTTAAAAACTTGCTTGGAATCTTTGCAAGAATTTGGCGAGATAGTTTTAATAGAAAATGATAGCAATGATGATACTTTGAAAATTGCTTATGAATTTAGTAAAAACTATAAAAATATCAAGATTTATCAGCATAAATTTATAGGTTTTGGACCTTTGAAAAATTTAGCCATAAGTTATGCTAGTAATGATTGGATTTTTAATATTGACGCAGATGAACTTGCTAAGAAAGAATTTTTACAAGAATTAGGGCAGATTGAGCCTAATAAAGAAGATATTATAGCCTTACCAAGAGAAAATTTATACAATGGAGAGTGGATTAAAGCTTGTGGATGGTGGCCTGATCATGTAATGCGGGTGTTTAATAAAACCCATACTAGTTTTAATGAAAATTTGGTACATGAGAGTTTGATTTTATATGAAGATAGCAAAAAGATTAAGTTGCAAAATGGCTTGAAACATTTTGCTTTTGATGATATCGATGATTTATTAGATAAGCTTCAAAAATATTCCAAGCTTTGGGCTTTGCAAAATTTACATAAAGAAAGTAATGTTTGCAAGGCATTGCTAAGAGGAATTTGGACTTTTTTTAGAAATTATGTTTTAAAAAAAGGAATTTTCTATGGTTATAAAGGCTTTATCATAAGTACTTGTAATGGACTTGGAGCTTTTTTTAAATATATGAAATTGTATGAACTTAAAAAGCAAAAGCCAAAAACTTGTGCTTTGATTATCACTACTTATAATCAAAAAGAAAGGCTTGCTTTAGTGCTTGATAGCGTTAAAAATTTAGAGCCTTTACCAGATGAGGTTTTAATAGCTGATGATGGAAGCAGGGAAGATACAGCCAAGCTTATACAAGCTTATCAAAAAGATTTTCCTTGTAAGTTAGAGCATATTTGGCAAAAAGATGAGGGATTTCGTGCTGCGGCAAGTCGCAATAAGGCAATTAATGCCTCTAATAGCGAATATATCATCTTAATCGATGGGGATATGATTTTAGAAAAAAACTTCATTAATGATCATTTAAAATTTGCTAGCTTAAAGACTATTTTGCAAGGCTCAAGAACTATTTTAAATGAAAAAGAAAGCAAAGAACTTTTAAGAAAAAATGATTTTAGTTTGGCATTTGATAAAAAAGGTTTTAAAAATAAAAGAAATATTTTTTTAGCCAAATGTGTATATAAATTTTCAAAATTAACTAAGAAATTTTTTAAAAAATCACAACTTGTTAAAGGTAGTAAAACTTGCAATATGAGTTTTTATAAAAGTGATTTTGAAGCCATTGAGGGATTTAATGAAAAATTTATAGGTTGGGGTAGGGAAGATAGTGAGTTTGTAGCCAGATTTTTATTTAATGATGGAGTGTTTAAAAGACTTAAATTTAGCGCTCTAGCTTATCATATCTATCATGAAGAAAATAGCAAAAATATGCTTGAAATCAATCATCAAATTTATCTTGAAACTATAAAAAATAAAAAAACAACTTGGAGATAA
- a CDS encoding lipid A biosynthesis lauroyl acyltransferase yields MINYVYLSLFYMLKVLVKILPSKLLNSFANLVALITYRLNHKHRKIIDTNLKICFPEKDQKWRDETSLNIYKNFAKFGIDFIKNQNASKEEIINKICFDDEEQILNIMQSKRPLIVTTAHYGNWELLALSFGAKFQGISIVGRALDSVIMDKILSKNRTQFNIELIEKKGGLKKMLKALKEGRSLGILTDQDAVDGESVKIQYFNQEVNFIAGASVLAKKTNAMILPCFVYQKDEKFFVKTFKALDASKASVEELTKYQAKCCEEMIKFKPDEYFFFHKRFKRYNHELYL; encoded by the coding sequence ATGATAAATTATGTATATCTAAGCCTTTTTTACATGTTAAAAGTTCTTGTGAAAATTTTACCTTCAAAGCTTTTGAACTCTTTTGCAAATTTGGTTGCTTTAATCACTTATAGGCTTAATCACAAACATCGTAAAATCATTGACACAAACTTAAAAATTTGCTTTCCTGAAAAAGATCAAAAATGGCGTGATGAAACTAGTCTTAATATCTATAAAAATTTTGCTAAATTTGGGATTGATTTTATCAAAAATCAAAATGCAAGCAAAGAAGAAATCATCAATAAAATTTGCTTTGATGATGAGGAGCAAATTTTAAATATAATGCAAAGTAAAAGACCCTTGATTGTAACTACGGCTCATTATGGTAACTGGGAACTTTTGGCTTTATCTTTTGGGGCTAAATTTCAAGGAATTTCCATAGTTGGAAGAGCGCTTGATAGTGTGATAATGGATAAAATTTTAAGTAAAAATCGCACGCAATTTAATATAGAACTTATAGAAAAAAAAGGCGGCCTTAAAAAAATGCTAAAAGCCTTAAAAGAAGGCAGATCGCTTGGAATTTTAACCGATCAAGATGCGGTAGATGGTGAAAGTGTAAAAATACAATATTTTAACCAAGAAGTAAATTTTATAGCAGGTGCAAGTGTGCTTGCTAAAAAAACAAATGCTATGATTTTACCTTGTTTTGTGTATCAAAAAGATGAGAAATTTTTTGTAAAAACTTTTAAGGCTTTAGACGCAAGTAAGGCAAGTGTAGAAGAGCTTACTAAGTATCAAGCAAAGTGTTGTGAAGAGATGATTAAATTTAAACCTGATGAATATTTTTTCTTTCATAAGAGATTTAAAAGATACAATCATGAATTATATTTATAG